The Pan troglodytes isolate AG18354 chromosome 1, NHGRI_mPanTro3-v2.0_pri, whole genome shotgun sequence genome includes a region encoding these proteins:
- the LDLRAD2 gene encoding low-density lipoprotein receptor class A domain-containing protein 2, with translation MEACCLLQLPQRLLLLGAAALTATALETADLAELCGQTWQGDALLLRSHAASRRFYFVAPDTDCGLWVQAADPGDRIRFQFRFFLVYSLTPAPPALNTSSPAPADPCAPGSYLQFYEGPSGAPRPLGSPLCGLTIPVPVASSGPFLGLRLVTRGRQPRVDFVGEVTSFPLGPCGAYFRCQNGRCIPSSLVCDPWGMDNCGDGSDQGSWSPADCRGPSPVPSQTGSTDAHTSRPPTPSPALGSAGSLWIAAERSSPAGRDPTRQDAALEGYTLLLLFPPKSYLSLSR, from the exons ATGGAGGCTTGTTGTCTTCTGCAGTTGCCCCAAAGGTTGCTCTTGCTGGGGGCAGCCGCCCTGACTGCAACTGCTTTGGAGACAG CCGACCTGGCGGAACTGTGCGGGCAGACGTGGCAGGGGGACGCGCTGCTGCTGCGCTCGCACGCCGCATCGCGCAGGTTCTACTTCGTGGCTCCGGACACCGACTGCGGGCTCTGGGTGCAGGCGGCGGACCCCGGCGACCGGATCCGCTTCCAGTTCCGCTTCTTCCTGGTCTACAGCCTGACCCCCGCGCCCCCGGCGCTCAACACCTCCTCCCCGGCCCCGGCCGACCCGTGCGCCCCCGGCTCCTACCTGCAGTTCTACGAGGGCCCGTCGGGGGCGCCCCGGCCCCTGGGGTCCCCCCTGTGCGGCCTGACCATCCCGGTGCCTGTGGCATCCTCCGGACCCTTTCTAGGCCTGCGCCTGGTCACGAGAGGCCGCCAGCCCCGCGTGGACTTCGTGGGCGAAGTCACCTCTTTCCCTCTGG GACCTTGTGGTGCCTACTTCCGCTGCCAGAATGGCAGGTGCATCCCCTCAAGCCTCGTGTGTGACCCCTGGGGCATGGACAACTGTGGCGATGGCAGTGACCAGGGCTCCTGGTCACCAGCTGACTGCAGAG GTCCCTCTCCGGTGCCCAGCCAGACAGGAAGTACAGATGCCCATACCTCCAGACCCCCGACTCCCTCCCCAGCTCTCGGGTCTGCAGGATCCCTCTGGATTGCAGCTGAGAGGAGTTCCCCAGCAGGCAGGGACCCCACGAGACAAGACGCAGCTTTGGAAGGTTACACCTTGCTCCTACTCTTCCCACCAAAATCATACCTGTCCCTCTCTAGGTGA